A single region of the Devosia sp. FJ2-5-3 genome encodes:
- a CDS encoding LysR family transcriptional regulator, with amino-acid sequence MDKLLSQFLAVADAGTLSGAATALLITQPTLTINMRKLEEHIGAPLFERSSRGVTLTRYGETLYENARLMQRLYDNTLTAIIDQQHGAERGLAIGSGYSWWNMFLRDLIVRYQGEFPRAPVQVSLGNQLRLMDQMLSGDISMFLAHEIDGLSPNLGTDFVPLTRVYNAFFVHAGHPLAGAPRTQAEIDRYPRVISSLAESRHDRFFDPSRRRTRVETVFDRTHFAFRSNSLAACVDYTLATAAVLIHTHVMRDIFAADGLVEIIQRQDPRPAIAGLYVLKDRRGEDRIEDLIDRISHAARATLPPLQ; translated from the coding sequence ATGGACAAGCTGTTATCCCAATTCCTGGCCGTGGCCGATGCGGGCACGCTGAGCGGCGCCGCCACCGCGCTGCTCATCACCCAGCCCACGCTGACCATCAATATGCGCAAGCTCGAGGAGCATATCGGTGCGCCGCTATTCGAGCGCTCTTCCCGCGGCGTGACGCTGACCCGCTATGGCGAAACGCTCTATGAAAACGCCCGCCTCATGCAGCGCCTCTATGACAACACCCTCACCGCCATTATCGACCAGCAGCATGGCGCCGAACGGGGCCTCGCCATCGGCTCGGGCTATTCCTGGTGGAACATGTTCCTGCGCGACCTCATCGTTCGCTATCAGGGCGAATTTCCGAGGGCCCCGGTGCAGGTCAGCCTCGGCAATCAATTGCGCCTGATGGACCAGATGCTTTCGGGCGATATTTCCATGTTTCTGGCGCACGAGATCGACGGGCTGAGCCCCAATCTCGGCACCGATTTCGTGCCCCTCACCAGGGTCTACAATGCCTTCTTCGTCCATGCGGGCCATCCGCTCGCCGGCGCCCCGCGGACCCAGGCCGAAATCGACCGCTACCCCCGCGTCATCTCATCCCTCGCCGAGAGCCGACACGACCGCTTCTTCGACCCCTCCCGACGGCGCACCCGCGTCGAAACCGTGTTCGACCGCACCCATTTCGCCTTCCGCTCCAATTCGCTTGCGGCCTGCGTCGACTACACCCTCGCCACCGCCGCGGTGCTGATCCACACCCATGTCATGCGCGACATCTTCGCGGCCGATGGGCTGGTCGAGATCATCCAGAGGCAGGATCCCCGGCCGGCCATCGCCGGACTCTATGTGCTCAAGGACAGGCGCGGCGAAGACCGTATCGAGGACCTGATCGATCGCATCTCGCACGCCGCCAGGGCCACCCTGCCGCCGCTCCAGTGA
- a CDS encoding Gfo/Idh/MocA family oxidoreductase — protein MTQIKFAAIGINHAHIYGQVDCLKRAGAEFVGFYAVEDDLAAAFGAKYPEAPRVSDPRVLLEDESIAIIVTAAIPGDRAEIALAAMRHGKDVLTDKPGMTTFAQLDEIKRVQKETGRIFSVLYSEHFEVPAAVEAGNLIAAGAIGEVVNTVGLGPHSLRLNNRPDWFFTRSRYGGILCDIASHQFEQFLFFANAMDGEVLSANVYNRNHPHRPGLQDVGDAHMRTERTTGYVRVDWFTPEGLPTWGDGRLTILGTEGFIELRKYVDIAGRPGENHLFLVDKQGTRHIDCSAVDLPFGRQFLDDVRNRTETAMPQERCFNAMKMALTAQAMGEQGTEWGQ, from the coding sequence ATGACGCAGATAAAATTTGCCGCCATCGGCATCAACCACGCCCATATTTATGGGCAGGTGGATTGCCTCAAACGCGCCGGAGCCGAGTTTGTCGGCTTTTATGCGGTGGAAGACGATCTCGCTGCCGCATTCGGGGCGAAATATCCCGAGGCGCCGCGCGTGAGCGATCCGCGCGTGCTGCTCGAGGATGAGAGCATTGCCATCATCGTCACGGCCGCCATTCCGGGTGATCGCGCCGAAATCGCGCTCGCCGCCATGCGCCATGGCAAGGATGTGCTGACCGACAAGCCGGGCATGACCACCTTTGCCCAGCTTGACGAGATCAAGCGGGTCCAGAAGGAAACCGGCCGCATCTTCTCGGTGCTCTATTCCGAGCATTTCGAGGTGCCTGCGGCGGTGGAGGCGGGCAATCTGATTGCCGCCGGCGCCATTGGCGAAGTGGTCAATACGGTGGGGCTCGGGCCGCATTCGCTGCGGCTCAACAATCGGCCGGATTGGTTTTTCACCCGCAGCCGCTATGGCGGCATTTTGTGCGACATCGCCAGCCACCAGTTCGAGCAGTTCCTGTTCTTTGCGAACGCCATGGATGGCGAGGTGCTCTCGGCCAATGTCTATAATCGCAACCATCCGCACCGGCCGGGGCTGCAGGATGTGGGTGACGCGCATATGCGCACCGAGCGGACGACCGGCTATGTCCGGGTCGACTGGTTTACACCCGAAGGCCTGCCGACCTGGGGCGATGGGCGCCTGACGATCCTGGGGACCGAAGGCTTCATCGAGCTTCGGAAATATGTCGATATCGCCGGACGGCCGGGCGAGAACCATCTCTTCCTCGTCGACAAACAGGGCACGCGCCATATCGATTGCTCGGCTGTCGATCTGCCGTTCGGGCGTCAGTTCCTCGACGACGTGCGCAATCGCACCGAGACGGCGATGCCGCAGGAGCGGTGCTTTAACGCCATGAAGATGGCACTGACGGC
- a CDS encoding sugar ABC transporter permease, whose product MHNAASRRSIWSRAWENHAPGYLFLLPWLIGFIGLTVGPMISSFYLSFTNFDLLTPARWVGLENYQRMFTNDRNFAASLRVTFTFVLFSVPLKLAFALVIAILLNRGMKGLPLYRALFYLPSLLGASVAIAILWRQIFSGSGLVNQFLANFGIVGPSWISNPNYSLWTLIILSVWQFGSPMIIFLAGLRQIPQDMYEAASLDGAGKWRQFWKITLPLLTPVVFFNAIIQTINSFQSFTPAFIISNGTGQPINSTLFYALYLYNEAFSFFRMGYASALAWFLLFLIACFTAFSFLTSKYWVHYDD is encoded by the coding sequence ATGCACAATGCCGCATCCCGCAGGTCGATCTGGTCGAGGGCGTGGGAAAACCACGCCCCCGGCTATCTCTTCCTGCTTCCCTGGCTGATCGGCTTTATCGGCCTCACGGTCGGGCCGATGATTTCTTCCTTCTATCTCAGCTTCACCAATTTCGACCTGTTGACGCCGGCGCGCTGGGTGGGGCTCGAAAACTACCAGCGCATGTTCACCAATGACCGCAATTTTGCGGCCTCGCTGCGGGTGACGTTCACCTTCGTGCTGTTCTCGGTGCCGCTGAAGCTCGCCTTCGCGCTCGTCATCGCCATCCTGCTCAATCGGGGCATGAAGGGCCTGCCGCTTTATCGGGCGCTCTTTTACCTGCCGAGCCTGCTCGGCGCTTCGGTCGCCATCGCCATCCTCTGGCGCCAGATTTTCTCGGGCAGCGGCCTCGTCAACCAGTTCCTGGCCAATTTCGGCATTGTCGGGCCGAGCTGGATTTCCAATCCGAATTATTCGCTGTGGACGCTGATCATCCTGTCGGTCTGGCAGTTCGGTTCGCCCATGATCATCTTCCTCGCCGGGCTCAGGCAGATTCCGCAGGACATGTATGAGGCGGCAAGCCTCGATGGCGCGGGCAAGTGGCGCCAGTTCTGGAAGATCACGCTGCCGCTCCTGACCCCGGTCGTGTTCTTCAACGCCATCATCCAGACGATCAACTCGTTCCAGAGCTTTACGCCGGCCTTCATCATCTCGAACGGCACCGGCCAGCCCATCAACTCGACGCTGTTCTACGCGCTCTATCTCTACAACGAGGCGTTCAGCTTCTTCCGCATGGGCTATGCCTCCGCACTCGCCTGGTTCCTCCTGTTCCTGATCGCGTGCTTTACCGCCTTCTCGTTCCTCACCAGCAAATATTGGGTGCACTATGACGACTGA
- a CDS encoding carbohydrate ABC transporter permease — MLYPLLWLLAASFKPDNQIFNTGIWPSADWSLDAYFRGWNAMRVSFSVFFMNSFVIAILSIIGNLMACSMAAYAFARMEFKFKNFWFAMMLMTLMLPSQVTIIPQYVLFRDLGWINTILPLVVPKFLAVDAFFIFLMVQFFRGIPRELDEAARMDGAGPWRIYWKIMLPLSTPVLVTAAIFTFIWTWDDFFGPLIFLNRMQDYTVTLGLRTFVDSTGESDFGGLFAMSVLSIVPIFLFFLIFQRFLIEGIATTGMKR, encoded by the coding sequence ATGCTCTATCCGCTGCTCTGGCTCCTGGCGGCGTCGTTCAAGCCGGACAACCAGATATTCAACACCGGCATCTGGCCGAGCGCGGATTGGAGTCTCGACGCCTATTTCCGAGGCTGGAACGCCATGCGCGTCAGCTTCTCGGTGTTCTTCATGAACTCCTTCGTCATCGCCATCCTCAGCATTATCGGCAATCTGATGGCCTGCTCGATGGCGGCCTATGCCTTTGCGCGCATGGAATTCAAGTTCAAGAATTTCTGGTTCGCCATGATGCTGATGACGCTGATGCTGCCCAGCCAGGTCACCATCATCCCGCAATATGTGCTGTTCCGCGATCTGGGCTGGATCAACACCATCCTGCCACTGGTGGTGCCGAAATTCCTCGCGGTGGATGCCTTCTTCATCTTCCTGATGGTGCAGTTCTTCCGCGGTATTCCGCGCGAGCTGGACGAGGCGGCGCGCATGGACGGCGCCGGGCCCTGGCGCATCTATTGGAAGATCATGCTGCCGCTGTCGACGCCCGTGCTGGTGACGGCGGCCATCTTCACCTTCATCTGGACCTGGGACGATTTCTTCGGACCGCTCATCTTCCTCAATCGCATGCAGGACTACACGGTGACGCTGGGTCTGCGGACCTTCGTCGACTCGACCGGCGAAAGCGACTTTGGGGGCCTGTTTGCCATGAGCGTGCTCTCGATCGTGCCGATTTTCCTCTTCTTCCTCATCTTCCAGCGGTTCCTCATCGAGGGCATCGCCACCACCGGTATGAAACGCTAG
- a CDS encoding ABC transporter substrate-binding protein, which translates to MTFRIGRRQFLMGSSALIAAGAAGFSPAFAQGSPLRMIWWGGQARADRTLAVADAYADAKGITPLEGEFLSWNDYWPKLATQTAGGTAPDILQMDYRFIVEYASRNAIAPLDEYVGGVLDLSDFDEDQLAGGKVDGKLYGLSLGANSVAMLANSTAFEEAGLAVPGMDWTYDTLRELGEGFKAANIRGGMRAMSDGSGAEPMLDNWIRQRGKALYTPEGKLGPDADDMVEWFTMWNEFRDAGYIVTAEDNALDTGAPETSMVAMNKAALLPSNSNQLVIHQSVSKDNLTITSYPRIAAGVGGGHYRKPSQFWSLAGSSQNKEAAAEFLSFFINDTEAGKILGVERGIPCSAKVRDAVAPTLSPQDQIALNFVANLGDLLGPLPASPPNAAGEIDTSLLRVLSQEVAFGGRSAEDAGKFFVEEATAILNRAAV; encoded by the coding sequence ATGACATTTCGTATCGGTCGCCGGCAGTTCCTGATGGGAAGCTCGGCGCTTATCGCAGCCGGCGCCGCCGGTTTCAGCCCGGCCTTCGCCCAGGGCAGCCCCCTGCGCATGATCTGGTGGGGCGGCCAGGCCCGCGCCGACCGCACGCTGGCGGTGGCGGACGCCTATGCCGACGCCAAGGGCATCACGCCGCTGGAAGGCGAATTCCTCAGCTGGAACGATTACTGGCCCAAGCTGGCGACCCAGACGGCCGGTGGCACCGCCCCCGATATCCTGCAGATGGATTATCGTTTCATCGTCGAATACGCCTCGCGCAATGCGATCGCCCCGCTCGATGAATATGTCGGCGGCGTGCTCGACCTCAGCGATTTCGACGAGGACCAGCTCGCAGGCGGCAAGGTGGACGGCAAGCTCTATGGCCTCAGCCTCGGCGCCAATTCGGTGGCCATGCTGGCCAATTCGACCGCGTTCGAAGAAGCCGGCCTTGCCGTTCCGGGCATGGACTGGACCTATGACACGCTGCGCGAACTCGGCGAGGGCTTCAAGGCCGCCAATATTCGCGGCGGCATGCGGGCCATGTCGGACGGCTCGGGCGCAGAACCTATGCTGGACAACTGGATCCGCCAGCGCGGCAAGGCGCTCTATACGCCCGAAGGCAAGCTGGGCCCCGACGCCGACGACATGGTCGAGTGGTTCACCATGTGGAACGAGTTCCGCGACGCCGGCTATATCGTGACGGCAGAGGACAACGCCCTCGATACCGGCGCACCCGAAACCTCCATGGTTGCGATGAACAAGGCGGCCCTGCTGCCGTCCAACTCCAACCAGCTGGTCATCCACCAGTCCGTCAGCAAGGACAATCTGACCATCACCTCCTATCCGCGCATCGCGGCGGGCGTGGGTGGCGGACATTATCGCAAGCCCAGCCAGTTCTGGTCCCTCGCCGGCTCCTCGCAGAACAAGGAAGCGGCTGCCGAATTCCTCAGCTTCTTCATCAACGATACCGAAGCCGGCAAGATCCTGGGCGTCGAACGCGGGATTCCCTGCTCGGCCAAGGTACGCGACGCCGTCGCTCCGACGCTGAGCCCGCAGGACCAGATCGCGCTCAATTTCGTGGCCAATCTCGGCGATCTGCTTGGACCGCTGCCGGCTTCCCCGCCGAATGCGGCCGGCGAAATCGACACGTCGCTGCTGCGTGTCCTCAGCCAGGAAGTGGCCTTCGGGGGCCGTTCCGCCGAAGACGCCGGCAAATTCTTCGTCGAAGAAGCAACTGCTATCCTCAACCGGGCGGCTGTCTGA